One region of Flavobacterium sp. KACC 22763 genomic DNA includes:
- a CDS encoding glycoside hydrolase family 88/105 protein, giving the protein MKYKKTVLLLFLFFSVFAIAQNQAEVSDNVIPYNLKWSERTALSILSKYPNAWQLDGNDKPKWDYKMGFVLSGFEKLYQKTNDKKYLNYIQEYVDGMIDSTGNIKKYDIKEYNIDCLNPGKLLFNLYDVTKDSRYLQIIGKLRNQLESQPRTPSGGFWHKQIYPNQMWIDGLYMAEPFYAQFTVKYEKGKSLDDIAKQFELVQNHIVDKKTGLVYQAWDESKEIAWADKQTGTSPTIWGRGIGWYMVALVETLDYFPKSHPKYKVLVEYLNQISKSVNQYKSDSGLWYQVADKPELYGNYVEPSASGMIIYAFAKGANKGYLASSYKTAAKKSFDSFVKEFVKVDKKGEVNVLNVSSNVGLGGKPFRDGTNNYYLSSKTKENGAIGLGAFLLSAIELDK; this is encoded by the coding sequence ATGAAGTATAAAAAAACAGTCCTATTGTTATTTCTGTTTTTTAGTGTTTTTGCAATTGCACAAAATCAAGCTGAAGTATCAGATAATGTCATTCCGTACAATTTAAAATGGTCAGAACGAACAGCACTCTCTATTTTAAGCAAGTATCCGAATGCATGGCAGCTCGATGGAAACGACAAACCAAAATGGGATTATAAAATGGGTTTTGTATTGTCTGGTTTTGAAAAATTATATCAAAAGACAAACGATAAAAAATACCTGAATTATATCCAAGAGTATGTTGATGGAATGATTGACAGTACAGGAAACATTAAAAAATATGATATTAAAGAATACAATATCGATTGTTTGAATCCGGGGAAACTGCTGTTTAATTTATATGATGTTACAAAAGATTCCCGCTATCTGCAGATTATCGGGAAATTGAGAAATCAGTTAGAAAGCCAGCCAAGAACACCAAGCGGAGGATTCTGGCACAAACAGATTTATCCAAACCAAATGTGGATTGATGGTTTGTACATGGCAGAACCTTTTTATGCACAGTTTACGGTGAAGTACGAAAAAGGAAAAAGCTTAGATGATATTGCAAAACAATTTGAATTGGTTCAAAATCATATTGTAGACAAAAAAACAGGTTTGGTTTACCAAGCTTGGGACGAAAGTAAAGAAATCGCATGGGCAGATAAACAAACAGGAACATCGCCAACGATCTGGGGAAGAGGAATTGGCTGGTACATGGTGGCATTGGTGGAAACGTTAGATTATTTTCCAAAATCGCATCCAAAATATAAAGTTTTGGTAGAGTACTTGAATCAGATTTCAAAAAGTGTAAATCAGTACAAAAGTGATTCAGGATTATGGTATCAAGTTGCTGATAAACCAGAATTGTACGGAAATTATGTAGAACCATCTGCTTCTGGAATGATTATTTATGCTTTTGCAAAAGGAGCCAATAAAGGTTATTTAGCGTCAAGCTACAAAACAGCAGCAAAAAAATCATTTGACAGTTTTGTAAAAGAATTTGTAAAAGTGGACAAAAAAGGAGAAGTTAATGTTTTGAATGTTTCATCGAATGTAGGTTTGGGCGGAAAACCATTCCGTGATGGAACAAACAATTATTATTTGTCTTCCAAAACAAAAGAAAATGGTGCAATAGGATTGGGCGCTTTTTTACTAAGTGCAATCGAACTAGATAAATAA
- a CDS encoding DUF4861 family protein has protein sequence MKAKITTAVLFFAGLTAINAQKYDIKTNKTYAEISAKTDGKWEGRKYKGGTVFKNVDRLKLAPEHTDHSFDIRYEGPGWESNRIGYRLYLDWRNAIDIFGKKTFENILPKVGQDGFDSYHEMSDWGADILKAGKGIGIGSIDRYLNNEKLHFREVDSTIATVANKSNESTVKVNYYGWKTASDKIDFTSELTIKPDQLYTQHTIKASQAIKGICTGIVKQKTAELLKKESKNKKWAYLATYGEQSLVPDKLGMAIFYEISTIENIADTDLDYLLVFKPTTKAVTFYLLGAWEQEVNGIKTKEQFAQYLDKQLEVLNKKGKM, from the coding sequence ATGAAAGCAAAAATCACCACAGCAGTTTTATTTTTCGCAGGTCTAACAGCCATAAATGCGCAGAAGTATGATATCAAAACCAATAAAACGTATGCCGAAATATCTGCTAAAACAGACGGAAAATGGGAAGGAAGAAAGTATAAAGGCGGTACTGTTTTTAAAAATGTGGACAGATTGAAGCTAGCTCCAGAGCATACCGATCATTCTTTTGACATTCGTTACGAAGGCCCAGGTTGGGAAAGTAATAGAATTGGATATCGTTTGTATTTAGATTGGAGAAATGCAATTGATATCTTCGGAAAAAAGACATTTGAAAATATTTTGCCAAAAGTAGGACAGGACGGTTTCGATTCGTACCATGAAATGAGCGATTGGGGAGCCGATATTTTAAAAGCAGGAAAAGGAATCGGAATTGGTTCTATCGATCGTTATTTAAACAATGAAAAATTACACTTCCGTGAAGTAGATTCAACTATTGCAACAGTAGCTAATAAATCGAACGAATCTACAGTAAAAGTGAATTATTATGGATGGAAAACGGCTTCAGATAAAATTGATTTTACTTCAGAATTGACCATTAAACCAGATCAATTATATACGCAACATACTATTAAAGCTTCACAAGCAATCAAAGGAATCTGTACTGGAATTGTAAAACAGAAAACAGCTGAATTGCTTAAAAAAGAAAGCAAAAACAAAAAATGGGCGTATCTGGCAACTTATGGAGAGCAATCTTTGGTTCCAGATAAGTTAGGAATGGCAATTTTTTATGAAATTAGTACTATCGAAAATATTGCAGATACTGATTTAGATTATCTTTTAGTTTTTAAACCAACTACAAAAGCGGTGACTTTTTACCTTTTAGGAGCTTGGGAACAAGAAGTAAACGGAATCAAAACAAAAGAACAATTTGCGCAATATTTAGATAAGCAATTGGAAGTGCTGAATAAAAAAGGGAAAATGTAA
- a CDS encoding alpha/beta hydrolase: MRNFKLILVLFFNVIVMQSQQYKVDTSYTIKSTYAKLIKKYPFITIPEIKANSDVKEIFDLVYNKEQDRVLHFDAFINTKKRKNPAVIMIHGGGWRSGNKNQMQFIGKEIAAKGYSCFAIEYRLSLEAKYPTGVIDVKNAIKFIKDNAEKFNVDPNKIAVLGCSSGGQMAALIGTTSNDPFFEDKNFKSRSSSKVHAIIDVDGVLAFKHPESSEGDMAAFWLGGKSDEIPENWKNASALSHTDKNTPPVLYICSSIPRFHAGRDDMIQILNQYKIYNEVQTIPDSPHSFWFYEPWFTQTISYSVRFLDTIFK, translated from the coding sequence ATGCGAAATTTTAAATTAATCTTAGTGTTGTTTTTTAATGTAATTGTAATGCAAAGCCAGCAGTACAAGGTCGACACATCGTATACCATTAAAAGCACTTATGCTAAATTAATTAAGAAATATCCGTTTATCACAATTCCAGAAATAAAAGCAAATTCAGATGTTAAAGAAATATTTGATTTAGTTTATAATAAAGAACAAGATCGTGTTTTGCATTTTGATGCTTTTATCAATACTAAAAAGAGAAAGAATCCTGCCGTAATTATGATTCATGGCGGAGGATGGAGATCGGGAAATAAAAACCAAATGCAGTTTATAGGAAAAGAAATAGCTGCAAAAGGCTATTCTTGTTTTGCTATCGAATACAGATTGTCATTGGAAGCAAAATATCCAACGGGAGTTATTGATGTAAAGAATGCTATAAAATTTATAAAAGACAATGCGGAAAAATTTAATGTAGATCCAAACAAAATTGCGGTTTTAGGATGTTCTTCGGGAGGGCAAATGGCAGCTTTGATTGGTACAACAAGTAATGATCCGTTTTTTGAAGATAAAAATTTTAAAAGCCGTTCTTCGTCAAAAGTTCACGCCATAATAGATGTAGACGGTGTTTTAGCATTCAAGCATCCAGAATCTTCAGAAGGAGATATGGCGGCATTTTGGTTAGGAGGAAAATCAGATGAGATTCCTGAAAACTGGAAAAACGCTTCGGCATTGAGTCATACAGACAAAAATACACCACCTGTCCTGTACATCTGCAGCAGCATTCCGAGATTTCATGCAGGAAGAGACGATATGATTCAGATTTTGAATCAATATAAAATCTATAATGAAGTGCAGACCATTCCAGATTCGCCACATTCATTTTGGTTTTACGAACCTTGGTTTACACAGACAATCTCGTACAGCGTACGATTTTTAGATACAATTTTTAAATAA
- a CDS encoding RagB/SusD family nutrient uptake outer membrane protein, which yields MKKFIILLGIIVGTLSSCSNYIEEESLSNVPADGTYKTASGFQLLVNTNYAWLKGIYGGNPWLFEAGTDMYAEGRTPEPAGLSQYALLIPSSDNVADLYNSCYQLIQSVNKTVYYSTVTEQTSNLNTLVGEARFLRANAYFLLVQTYGGVPIVSENITSPVLSFTRNSAEEVYTQIIADLDFALANVGTAAYNTSGKVNKRAVNDLLAKVYLTRGYETFGKADDFSKAATYADAAIAGQTLALAYDQLFKPGNDLNAETIFSVQYDKASTSTSPTTLGNNQFYYFSSYLGGAETGAPLRSYNLCPTDYALGLYEKGDARWNATFMTEIVEGPETTNGVTKTILYYPYYRSSNPASLKVRHFYEPKWFTAADKTTWMTANASRLSATFVYHPWGEYSAAHTLIKNLDCYTIPVKKFDDPDPTTPSSTGPVSTRDIIVSRLGETYLIAAEAYLKAGNAGTGLARLNEVRRRAGVANATLAQFNIDYILDERGRELLGEYKRWFDLKRTGTLVARASAYNYKIKEANFVGVDGKLKILRPIPQSALDLNQNKDFPQNPGY from the coding sequence ATGAAAAAATTCATCATATTATTAGGAATCATAGTAGGAACCTTAAGTTCTTGCAGCAATTATATTGAAGAGGAAAGCTTGTCGAATGTTCCTGCTGACGGGACTTATAAAACAGCATCTGGTTTTCAATTGCTAGTTAATACCAATTATGCTTGGTTAAAAGGAATTTATGGCGGAAATCCATGGCTTTTTGAAGCAGGTACGGATATGTATGCAGAAGGAAGAACTCCAGAACCAGCTGGTTTAAGTCAGTACGCGCTTTTAATTCCATCTTCAGATAATGTTGCCGATTTGTATAATTCATGTTATCAGCTAATTCAGTCTGTAAACAAAACGGTGTATTATTCTACAGTAACAGAACAGACTTCAAATCTTAACACATTAGTAGGCGAGGCTAGATTTCTTAGAGCAAATGCTTATTTCTTATTGGTTCAGACTTATGGAGGCGTGCCAATTGTGAGCGAGAATATTACAAGTCCAGTTTTGTCTTTTACGAGAAACAGCGCTGAAGAAGTATATACGCAAATTATAGCAGATTTAGATTTTGCTTTGGCTAATGTTGGAACGGCTGCTTACAACACATCTGGAAAAGTAAATAAAAGAGCAGTAAACGATTTATTGGCAAAAGTATACTTAACAAGAGGATACGAAACTTTTGGTAAAGCAGACGATTTTTCAAAAGCTGCCACTTATGCAGATGCTGCAATTGCTGGACAAACTTTAGCATTAGCTTATGATCAATTGTTTAAGCCAGGAAACGATTTAAATGCAGAAACGATTTTTTCTGTACAATATGATAAGGCTTCAACAAGTACAAGTCCTACAACATTAGGAAATAACCAGTTCTATTATTTCAGTTCTTATTTAGGAGGAGCAGAAACAGGAGCGCCATTAAGAAGTTATAATTTATGTCCGACAGATTATGCTTTAGGTTTATACGAAAAAGGTGATGCAAGATGGAATGCGACTTTTATGACTGAAATTGTAGAAGGACCAGAAACAACAAACGGAGTTACAAAGACTATTTTATATTATCCGTATTACAGAAGCTCAAATCCAGCTTCGTTAAAAGTGAGACATTTTTACGAACCAAAATGGTTTACAGCGGCAGATAAAACTACTTGGATGACAGCTAACGCTTCTAGATTATCAGCAACATTTGTATATCATCCTTGGGGAGAATATTCTGCTGCACATACATTAATTAAAAACTTAGACTGTTATACTATTCCAGTTAAGAAATTTGACGATCCAGACCCAACGACGCCATCAAGCACAGGGCCTGTAAGCACAAGAGATATCATTGTTTCAAGACTTGGAGAAACGTATTTGATTGCGGCAGAAGCGTATTTAAAAGCAGGAAATGCAGGAACAGGTTTAGCTCGTTTAAATGAAGTGAGAAGAAGAGCAGGTGTAGCCAATGCGACTTTAGCTCAATTTAATATCGATTATATTCTTGACGAAAGAGGAAGAGAACTATTGGGCGAATACAAACGTTGGTTCGATTTAAAACGTACAGGAACATTGGTAGCGAGAGCTTCAGCTTATAATTATAAAATTAAAGAAGCAAATTTTGTTGGTGTTGATGGTAAGCTTAAAATTTTAAGACCAATACCGCAATCTGCTTTGGATTTAAATCAAAATAAAGATTTTCCTCAAAATCCTGGTTATTAG
- a CDS encoding SusC/RagA family TonB-linked outer membrane protein: MSIKQLSEKKDKYFVFFFFLNFLLCSSIYAQSTTIEGKITDATGMSLPGVNINEKGTKNGTSTDFEGSFKINVSNSKATLIISYLGFQTQEVSVAGKSKINVTLAEQSNSLNEVVVVGYGSVKKTDLTGSVSTISAATITERNTTSPLEAIQGSTPGVQISSASGRAGDGYKVVIRGNNSLVGSSPLYIVDGVPVDNIDFLNPQDISRMDVLKDASSAAIYGSRGASGVIIVTTKSGANVKSGINVTFDTSYGNKTAVRMPKMMNGEEWWKFHQVAYMSATPLTQTPAQLAALAGNQSPLLVSRANSGYNFDWTDAVLKPGMTQNNYLNVTGRSDSGLSYNLGFGVQSDEGLIENDSTDKYSFKLGLNHKINDKFTTGANITVARLDTQLGSDLAMQDAFRLSPLMSPWAVDAQGNEKVGTLFFLPGKLTYPDGSWAINKTSTVNPLMEIANSSQTEKTWQTVGNVFFQYQPLKWLSFKTTFAGGIENTVTSAAYKAQTNAGVTLNGKNSASIKNFNNFNYTWDNQIDLKHTFNEVHDFSVLLLQSLYSNVDETSYLYSNNQPFDVGSNNMGSGVQTSYNISSGYQKNTLSSYAVRLNYTFKDKYLLTASTRWDGSSVLSEGNKWQSFPSVALGWKISKESFLANSSVVSDLKLRASLGYTGNDNVAPYTSQALLNQQTFYANGANVVAGWQSENLANQNLTWEKTRELNFGLDYGFLNNRITGSVDVYDRLSDKLIYKQQLPAETGWKNTYANVGSVSNKGVEVLLTTKNIKSKNVNWETTFTFTKNVNKLESIYNQDQVSDIGNKLILGSELNPNYNYVYDGVWQESEAAQAASYGMAPGQARPKDLNGDGKFNQDDRTVIGNANPEWQGSLYSKLTVGNFDFNFSVLTSQGQTVLSTFHQNFADVSDRGRQKLAMDYFIPTNGTGIAANANNENPRPGPVATGAGAYWTSLFGYYRDVSYVKIKNISLGYTLDSELLKRLKISNLRIYINVLDPFVFTDFDGYDPEWAGAAFGVNRPASVTTQLGLSVKF, translated from the coding sequence ATGAGTATTAAACAATTATCTGAGAAAAAAGATAAGTACTTTGTATTTTTCTTTTTCCTGAATTTTTTACTGTGCAGCTCTATATATGCGCAGTCAACCACAATTGAAGGGAAGATTACCGACGCTACTGGTATGTCACTGCCAGGGGTAAACATTAATGAAAAGGGAACTAAAAATGGAACTTCGACAGATTTTGAAGGAAGTTTCAAAATTAATGTATCAAACAGTAAAGCAACTTTAATAATTAGCTATTTAGGATTTCAGACACAAGAAGTAAGTGTTGCTGGAAAATCTAAAATCAACGTGACTCTTGCAGAACAATCCAATTCATTAAACGAAGTTGTTGTTGTGGGATACGGTTCTGTAAAAAAGACTGATCTTACTGGATCTGTTAGTACAATCAGCGCAGCAACTATCACAGAAAGAAATACTACAAGTCCACTTGAGGCGATTCAAGGAAGTACTCCAGGGGTTCAGATTTCATCAGCTTCAGGACGTGCGGGAGATGGGTACAAAGTAGTAATCAGAGGAAATAACTCATTAGTTGGATCATCACCTTTATATATCGTAGATGGTGTTCCAGTTGATAATATTGACTTTTTGAACCCACAGGATATTTCTAGAATGGACGTTTTAAAAGATGCTTCTTCGGCTGCAATTTATGGTTCTAGAGGAGCAAGCGGTGTTATTATCGTAACGACAAAAAGCGGTGCCAATGTAAAATCTGGAATCAACGTGACTTTTGATACTTCTTACGGTAATAAAACTGCCGTTAGAATGCCAAAAATGATGAATGGAGAAGAATGGTGGAAATTTCATCAGGTTGCTTATATGAGCGCAACTCCGTTGACACAAACACCAGCACAATTAGCAGCTTTAGCAGGAAATCAGAGTCCATTATTAGTTTCTCGCGCTAACAGTGGTTATAATTTTGACTGGACAGACGCTGTTCTTAAACCGGGTATGACTCAAAACAATTATTTAAATGTTACAGGACGTTCAGATTCTGGTTTGAGCTACAACTTAGGATTCGGTGTTCAGAGTGACGAGGGACTCATCGAAAATGATTCAACTGATAAGTATTCTTTTAAACTAGGATTAAATCATAAAATCAACGATAAATTTACTACAGGAGCCAATATTACGGTTGCACGTCTTGACACACAATTGGGAAGTGATTTAGCAATGCAGGACGCTTTTAGATTAAGTCCGTTAATGTCACCTTGGGCTGTTGATGCACAAGGAAATGAAAAAGTAGGAACTTTATTTTTCCTTCCAGGAAAATTAACTTACCCTGATGGTTCATGGGCTATCAATAAGACTTCAACAGTTAACCCATTAATGGAAATTGCTAATTCTTCTCAAACAGAAAAAACATGGCAAACTGTCGGAAATGTTTTCTTCCAATACCAGCCTTTAAAATGGCTTTCATTTAAAACAACATTTGCTGGAGGTATAGAAAATACAGTTACCAGTGCAGCTTATAAAGCGCAGACCAATGCAGGTGTAACGTTAAATGGTAAAAACTCAGCATCAATTAAAAACTTCAATAACTTTAATTATACTTGGGATAACCAGATCGATTTAAAGCACACATTTAATGAAGTGCATGATTTTAGCGTTTTATTATTGCAGAGTTTGTATTCAAATGTAGATGAAACATCTTATTTATATTCTAACAATCAGCCTTTTGATGTTGGGTCGAATAATATGGGGTCAGGTGTTCAAACGAGTTACAACATAAGTTCAGGCTATCAAAAGAATACTTTAAGCTCTTATGCGGTTCGTTTAAATTATACTTTTAAAGACAAATATTTATTGACAGCTTCTACAAGATGGGATGGTTCTTCTGTTTTATCTGAAGGTAATAAATGGCAGAGTTTCCCTTCTGTAGCTTTAGGATGGAAAATTAGTAAAGAATCTTTCTTAGCAAATAGCTCAGTTGTTTCAGATTTAAAACTTCGTGCGAGTTTAGGATATACAGGAAACGATAATGTTGCGCCTTATACGTCTCAGGCTTTATTAAACCAGCAGACTTTTTATGCAAACGGAGCTAATGTGGTTGCGGGATGGCAGTCTGAAAATTTAGCGAATCAAAATTTAACTTGGGAAAAAACACGTGAGTTAAACTTTGGTCTTGACTACGGATTCTTGAATAATAGAATTACAGGTTCTGTAGACGTTTACGACAGACTATCAGATAAATTAATTTACAAACAGCAATTACCAGCAGAAACTGGCTGGAAAAATACGTATGCTAACGTTGGTTCAGTTAGCAACAAAGGGGTTGAAGTATTGTTGACTACTAAAAATATTAAAAGTAAAAATGTAAACTGGGAAACTACTTTTACATTCACTAAAAACGTAAACAAATTAGAGTCAATTTACAATCAGGATCAAGTAAGTGATATTGGTAACAAATTAATCTTAGGATCAGAATTAAATCCAAACTACAACTACGTTTATGATGGAGTTTGGCAAGAAAGCGAAGCGGCACAAGCGGCATCTTATGGAATGGCTCCTGGACAAGCAAGACCAAAAGATTTGAATGGAGATGGTAAATTCAACCAAGATGATAGAACTGTAATTGGTAATGCAAATCCAGAATGGCAAGGAAGTTTATATTCTAAATTAACTGTTGGTAATTTCGATTTCAACTTCTCAGTTTTGACAAGTCAAGGACAAACAGTTTTAAGTACTTTCCACCAAAACTTTGCTGACGTGAGCGATAGAGGACGTCAGAAATTGGCAATGGATTATTTTATTCCAACAAACGGAACAGGAATTGCAGCTAATGCAAATAATGAAAACCCAAGACCAGGACCTGTAGCAACAGGAGCTGGAGCATACTGGACTTCTTTATTTGGATACTATAGAGACGTTTCTTACGTGAAAATTAAAAATATATCTTTAGGATACACATTAGATTCTGAATTATTGAAAAGACTTAAAATCAGTAATTTGAGGATTTATATAAATGTTTTAGACCCATTTGTATTTACAGACTTTGATGGATATGATCCTGAATGGGCTGGTGCTGCTTTTGGAGTAAACCGTCCAGCATCAGTGACTACACAATTGGGATTAAGTGTTAAATTTTAA
- a CDS encoding glycoside hydrolase family 28 protein, with the protein MITNKIVTIKKILFLAFLGLLMLSCARHSSSVSSENPWKTMDLVIKSIPQVHFSDKVYNINDFGAVADGKTLNTLAFQKAIKECAANGGGKVLVPNGKYLTGAIHLESNVNLHLEDHAEILFSLNPKDYPIVHTSWEGTEVMNYSPLIYAKNKTNIAVTGKGTLNGQGDSTNWWIWSGGKNYGWKKGIPSQNDPTNREVLVDMAEKGIPVSERVFGEGRYLRPNFIEFFECNTALVKDIKIINSPFWILHPIKTNNMIIDGVTVNSHGPNNDGCDPEYSQNIVIRNCTFNTGDDCIAIKAGRDGDGRRVAIPSKNIIVQNCKMIDGHGGVVIGSEISAGVNNVFVENCVMDSPNLDRAIRIKTNSKRGGIIENIYVRNLEVGTVKECVLKLNMFYNVYGSQTGNFIPTIRNVSLENVTVKNGGKYSVWAEGYKESPVENITLKNVKIQKVDSLYLLKNVKNINFINTYINEKKVESINN; encoded by the coding sequence ATGATTACAAATAAGATAGTCACAATAAAAAAGATTCTTTTTTTAGCCTTTTTAGGGCTTTTAATGCTATCATGCGCAAGACATTCTTCTTCGGTTTCTTCAGAGAATCCATGGAAAACAATGGATTTGGTTATAAAAAGTATTCCACAGGTGCATTTTTCAGATAAAGTATATAATATCAACGATTTTGGTGCTGTTGCTGATGGAAAAACGTTAAACACTTTAGCATTTCAGAAAGCTATAAAAGAATGTGCAGCAAATGGCGGTGGGAAAGTTTTAGTTCCAAATGGAAAATATTTAACAGGAGCCATTCATTTAGAAAGTAATGTCAATCTGCATTTAGAGGATCATGCTGAGATTCTCTTCAGTTTAAATCCGAAAGATTATCCGATTGTTCATACTTCTTGGGAAGGAACCGAAGTGATGAATTATTCTCCGCTTATTTATGCAAAAAACAAAACTAATATTGCGGTTACAGGAAAAGGCACTTTAAATGGTCAAGGCGACAGCACAAACTGGTGGATTTGGTCTGGAGGAAAAAACTACGGCTGGAAGAAAGGCATTCCGTCTCAAAATGACCCGACAAATCGTGAAGTTTTAGTTGATATGGCCGAAAAAGGAATTCCAGTTTCTGAAAGAGTTTTTGGAGAAGGACGTTATTTAAGACCAAATTTTATTGAGTTTTTTGAATGTAATACTGCTTTAGTAAAAGACATTAAAATTATCAATTCGCCATTTTGGATTTTACATCCGATAAAAACAAACAACATGATTATTGACGGTGTAACGGTTAATAGCCATGGTCCGAACAATGATGGCTGCGATCCTGAATATTCACAAAATATCGTAATTAGAAACTGTACTTTCAATACGGGAGATGATTGTATTGCAATTAAAGCAGGTCGTGATGGAGACGGAAGAAGAGTAGCAATACCAAGTAAAAACATTATTGTGCAAAATTGCAAAATGATTGACGGCCACGGAGGAGTTGTAATTGGAAGCGAAATTTCGGCTGGAGTAAATAATGTATTTGTTGAAAATTGTGTAATGGATAGTCCAAATTTGGATCGCGCCATTCGCATCAAAACCAATTCAAAAAGAGGCGGAATCATTGAGAATATCTACGTCAGAAATCTGGAAGTTGGAACCGTAAAAGAATGTGTTCTAAAATTGAATATGTTTTACAATGTCTACGGATCTCAGACAGGAAACTTTATACCAACAATCAGAAATGTAAGTTTAGAGAATGTAACGGTAAAAAACGGTGGCAAATACAGCGTTTGGGCAGAAGGTTACAAAGAATCGCCTGTCGAGAATATTACGCTGAAAAATGTAAAAATTCAAAAAGTAGACTCGCTCTATTTATTAAAAAACGTCAAAAACATAAATTTTATAAATACCTATATCAATGAGAAAAAAGTAGAATCTATTAACAACTAA
- a CDS encoding LacI family DNA-binding transcriptional regulator produces the protein MSEKVTIYDIAEKLNITAATVSRALNNNPKIKEATRELVIKTAAAMNYKQNKLALALKSGRSNNIGVIVPRIDSNFFASVIRGIEEELYPHGYQVIICQTHESIKRENENLHTLVDAQVDGIMMSVTGISDENDSAFRNVLEKNVPLIFFDRSKHIDGVSSVTINDFKGGYLATKHLIDEGCRNIAHFSGDQSLDIFKNRFLGYKQALLDNGLPFNEEYVIFTKSSVDAGKEAVDKLLQLQTPPDAIFSSSDFAALGAIQELKERNISIPSEFCVAGFSNEPFTKFMELSITSVDQSPLEMGRMSARVFLEQVDKTDTIKIEKKVVLAPELHIRKSSTRTNF, from the coding sequence ATGAGTGAAAAAGTAACTATTTACGATATTGCTGAAAAATTAAACATCACAGCTGCAACCGTTTCCAGAGCGTTAAACAATAATCCTAAAATAAAGGAAGCAACGCGTGAGTTGGTTATTAAAACTGCCGCTGCGATGAACTACAAGCAAAATAAACTCGCGCTAGCTTTAAAGAGTGGCCGAAGTAATAATATCGGAGTTATTGTGCCGCGTATTGACAGCAATTTTTTCGCCTCGGTTATTCGGGGAATCGAGGAAGAGCTTTATCCGCACGGTTATCAGGTTATTATCTGCCAGACTCACGAAAGCATTAAAAGGGAAAATGAAAACCTCCATACACTTGTAGATGCGCAGGTTGATGGTATCATGATGTCGGTTACTGGTATTTCAGACGAGAATGACAGTGCTTTCAGAAATGTACTGGAGAAAAATGTACCGCTAATATTTTTTGATAGAAGCAAACACATTGACGGTGTAAGTTCTGTAACTATTAATGACTTTAAAGGCGGTTATTTAGCCACAAAGCATTTAATTGATGAAGGTTGCAGAAACATTGCTCATTTCTCTGGAGACCAATCGTTAGATATTTTCAAAAACAGGTTTTTAGGATACAAACAAGCCTTATTGGACAACGGACTTCCTTTTAATGAAGAATATGTTATTTTTACCAAAAGTAGCGTAGATGCTGGTAAAGAGGCTGTCGATAAACTTTTGCAATTGCAAACTCCACCTGACGCTATTTTTTCTTCGAGTGATTTTGCAGCACTGGGAGCAATTCAAGAATTAAAAGAGCGAAACATCAGTATTCCAAGTGAGTTTTGTGTTGCTGGTTTCAGTAACGAACCTTTTACTAAATTTATGGAATTATCTATTACTTCTGTAGATCAATCGCCGCTTGAAATGGGAAGAATGTCTGCTCGTGTTTTCTTAGAACAGGTAGATAAAACAGATACTATTAAAATTGAAAAAAAGGTTGTCCTTGCACCAGAATTACATATTCGTAAATCTTCTACGAGAACAAATTTCTAG